The genomic segment GCCGCGTGCGCCTGTTCATCGTCGGCTGGGGCGCGCAGGTCAACACGGACCCGATCATCCGTCTGGCGACGAGTACCGGCGGCCACTACTACTCCACGCGTTCGCGCGCCACGGGCGCGCAGGATCCGTTTGGGGTACCGATCCGGATTCCGCTCGTCTCGGAATTGCAGGACTGGTGCGCGCTCGACGCGGGCGATGTCTGCGATCAGTCGCTTCCCAATGATCTGGCGAACCAGGTCGTCCTGAATTATTCGTCGCTCAACCGCGAGCCCAGCGTGCTCGTGAAAGCGAACCTTACCTTCAACGACCCCAACGACCAGAATTCGCCGTGCCTTCCGGAGCAGGGGGAGATCAGCGCCGGCGTGTCCTATCCGCAGCAGGATTTCTCCACCATACAGGGCGATAATCGCGCGGGCCAGATAGCCCTGGAGACCGAAGGCATCTCCGGCGGGCAGGCGGTGGTGGTTGTGCGCGCGGACTATATCCCGCGGAACATTACCCGGCTTTCGTTCAATATCAGCGTGTCCAGCCTGGAGTCCCCCACGCTGTCGGTCGCCCGGGCCCCGCAAACAGCCGGTGGCCTCATCTCCAATTGGGACACCGGCGGCGCTCCGCCCACCTATACCTTCAGTTCGCCGGATGGCGCCCCACTCCGTTTCTCGGACTACGGGGACCTGCTGTACATCACCGTATCGAACGTGACCCAGGCGTTTACGCTGAACTTCGAAGTAGTCGAACCCGTTTATTCGGCGTCGAACTTCGAGACCAAGTACTTCACGCATCCCGATAGCATCCTGGTGAGCGGCGGCGCGTTTCTGGCGAATTCGTTCCCGGCTCCCTATTTCGATTCCCGTCCCGCGCCCCAGGACACGGACGCGAGCTTCATCATTCCGCTGGACGACGCGACGGATCGGGTCGAGATCGATGTCTACAATCTCGGCGGGTCGCATGTGCCGCCCGGCGCCGCGCCGCACCCTATAACCGGGGAGTTCAGCTGCGACGGGATCGTGAATATCGGGCTGTGCTGGCGGGCGGCGATCGGTTCCGATTCCACCTTCCTGAGTTTCGTGGAAAACACGCCGGAGGAAGGTTTTGTTACCTCAACGTTCACCCCGTCGACCATGTTTATCGATGTTGATCGTTCCGTGTTGCCGCCCGGTCCACGGCGGGGCCGGATATTTGTAACGTACAATTTTGGTTCCGTAAATGTCTCCGGGGTTCTCAACCCGATTATCATTGACTATGATGTTCAGCGCCCCGCGATCGAACTTGACGAGACCTTCATCAACTTCGGGTTTACGCCCGATTCGCAGGATTTCGGGATAACAAATGTGGGCCAGAGCACGTTGGTCTGGCGGGTGAATACCGGCGCCTTCCCGGCGTGGCTCGAGCTCAGCGATACATCCGGCAACGCCGGCCCCGGCCAGACGTCGTTTACGACCATTCATATCATCCGCGAGAACCTCCCCGAGGGCGAGCAGGAGTTTGATATCGTGTTCACGGCTGACTTCGCCACGCCGGCCACGCTGACTGTGGCGGCGGAGGGCCTGCCGGCCCCCTGACGGACAAGCCCCTGATTAATTCCCGGGCCCGCGCCCGCCCCCTGTGGTGTGGCGCGGGCTCTTCGCTTGCCTGCCCGGGGGATTTCTGCGGTATAATGGGCGAAACAGGCTTCCACTACCTGTAATCCATCCTGCAAGGAATGTTGATGAGCACCGTTCTTCTGAATGCCGTGGTTGCGATCCTGGCCCTCGTATTGATTTTCGGGGTCTGGATTGGGATCCACCTGCTCGCCCGCCACCGGATGGGTGCGCGCCAGATCGGCTGCCGCGGCCCCGTCACGGACGACTTCGGGAACGAGGTTTGCTGCCGGTCGGGCGAGCCGTGCGCGAAGGACGATTCCTGCGAAAGCGAGGCCGCCGGCTCCGCCGATTCGCGGTAAGACCGTGCTTTTCATCGGGGGTTGCGAAATACCGCCGAGTTGATATAATACGTCCCCGCACAGGTCCGGCCCGCGCTGTGTCCGGGCAATGTTTAGAAAGGATTGGCTCCGATGCCGTTAAAGTACTTCTGTCCGAAATGTGAGAAGCGGTTCGTCGATTGGGGCGCTGAAAAGCTTGGCTTCAAATGCCCCGATTGCCCGGGCGAAACGTTGTATCGCGTGGGCACATTGCCGGAGGGAGAGTCCGCCGCGCCCTCGCTTTCGAAGAGCGCCGCGAAGCGGAAGGCGAAGCCCCGGGTTAAGGTGGCGGTTGAAGAGGGAGCGTTCGAGGCGGAATTCGCCAGCGGCATCGACGATGATACGGAAGCGATCGTGGACGATGTCGATATCGATGAAGATGGCGATTCGGATGTGCTGGGGGATAGTCTGGCGATTGACGACGACTGATTGGGAATACGGGTCGATCGCGCCTCCCCCTGGCGGACATTCCAATCGCTTTGAGGCGAATCGGGGATGCATTTCCACACCCGCCGATTCAGTGTTTTCCGGTTGCGATGGGCCAACGCGGTCCACGTGATGGCGTACTGGCTATTCCCGCGACGGGAGTGGCTGTGACGAACCGCGATCCGGGCTTTGGGAGGTTTCCGGACCCGGCGCGGTGTCATCCAGTTCCTCCGCGATGGAAATTCGGACCAGGTCGGATTCGAAGGTGCATTCGAGCCATGAGGCCTGACTGGCCAGATGCACGCGGAGGAAATCCTCAAACGAAGCGTTGGCGGGCAGCGTCCACCGGCCGATGCGCCGTTCCATCGGCTGCTCCTCCACCTCGGGTTCGATTTTCACGGCAACCCCGCAGAGCGTTCCCGCGAGGCGTATTACGTTGACAATGTCCTGCCGTTCGAAAACACGCTCTTCCTCGGCCAGGGGCGCCGAGATCCGCTCAACGAACTCCGGGGTCATCCGGATCGCCGCCAGCACGTCGGGCTCCGAAGAAACGGCCTGTGAATCCGGGGGTGCGGCGGCGGCGTGCACCACGGTATGTCCGCCTTGTGCGACGCGGACGACCTGGCCACGTGGAATCAGCAGGGGTTCAATGCCCGGAACGATTTCCAGCACCAGGTGAATTGGCGTGCTGCGCAGCAGTCGAACCCCGTCCAGCGCGTGGCCAGACTTGAGTACAATCCGGTCGCCGGTGGGCCGCTGGGCCGCCGTGTCACTGGCAGGGACGGCGCCGAGGCCGGACGCAGCGGCAACCTGCCCCTGGCCGCCGCCCGTTGCCGCGCATACGCTGGCCATAAGAATGTAGGGTACCCAGCATTGCAAGCGATGAACCTCCGCGCCACCACGTAATTGTACGGTCCAATACGGGATACCGTCAAACGCCGCGGGCGGCCTGGTTTGCCTGATGGGGTTCCGGGCAGTACAATGGGCGGGGTTGTCTCTCCACCGCCGGAAACCGAGGATTCCATGTCCACCGTATTGATCGCCACCATCGACTCCCTGCTCTACGAGGTCCTCTCGTCTGAAATCAGCGGCGAGGGCCACACCGTGATTTGGGCCGCGGATGGCAAGGATGCGTATGACATGACGCTTTCGCAACATCCGGACCTGGTGTTTACGGAAGAGGAACTTCCCATTTTCAGTGGCTACGAGCTTGCCGAAATGTTGCAGGGCGACCCCGAGGTTCCTTCCGCGCTTCCGGTGTACCTACTGTCCAATGAGGCTCCCGAGCCGCACCGGTTCACGCGCGCCGGATTCAAGGGGCGTTTCCCCAGGGAACACGGCTATTTCGAGTTGCGCGAGCTGCTGGCCGCGGAACTTCGCCAGCCTCTTGTCTGGGAGGGGGACGGCGGTTTCTGAGCCCTGCTCCGGCGGGTTTTCAGCCCCTTATCCGCTCCGGCGCCCACCGGGCGATCCATGGCTTCACCTTAGCCCGATTCTCAACGGCGCGGCCCGAAATTGCGCGTAACCACAGCCCTTCCGGACAACAGGAGCCCCATCTGGCGCCGCTGTTCGCGCACCGCCGCGCGCTGGTGTCCGGCATCCCCGTCAGCTTCGACGGGAGGCAGAACTCCCGGGTTCACGTGATCGGGCGGCGTGAAGTCACCGGCGTGCGCCCCGATCCAGTACGCCCGAAGGTAGGCCAAATCCTCCAACCCATCGGCCAATTCAAACAGCGCCTCCCCCGGCGCCAGTCCTCCCGGCGCGCAGGAAATCAGTGCCGGCGCGCCGCCGGGCTCGGCGATGGGGCCGAGGATGCCCGTAAAGCCCCGCACCCAGCAGAGCCACGGAAGCACCCGCGGGGCCAGATCGCCCTCCCCCCGCCAGGGCGCGCCGGAAAAACGCAGGTCGACCCAGGGGGACACCGGCGGGGCGGGCTGTTTCTCGGTCTCCCGCCCATCCTGGTTGAGGAGGACTTCCGCAACGGAGACTTCCCGCTCCGCCCCGTCAAAGACGAGGCGCAGCCCGATACAGTCCCGCGCGTAGCGGAACACGCCATGACGAATCGGCTGCCCGGCCTCGGAGAGCGTCAGCCTGTTCTCCCAGCGGACCGTGGCTGCGCTAAAGGTCCCGGGGTGGTAGGCGGTCTCCACACGGGGCGGGGGGCCGGGCGCGTCACCTTGCCAGATAATTGCGAGGCGCTCCAGGCGCGTTGGGTCGCGGAACTGGACTTCGAGCCAGGGGGGCTCCTCCCCCGCTCCGCCGCCGCGCCAGGGACTCAATTCGCATTGGTCAAAGGCATCCGCGGGCCGGGTCTCGTACGTGCCGGTGGGGTCCTGGGTTCCGGCGGACCCGGCGATGGTCTCGAAATCGGGCTGGTGGTAGCGGAGGATGGACCAGCCCTCGCGAAGCTGGGTGATGGCCGATGGCGCGATACCGGGCGGCAGGGCCCAGATGTCGGTGTAGCGTTCGAAAAACGGATGGGGCGGCGCGGCGAGCAATCGGGTGTAGCGGCCGTCGGCCCGGCGAACACGCGCGTTTGCGCTGCGCACGTCCTGCCAGGCGTCTCGCGGCGGGAGCGCGGCGGGCAACAGGAGGGTTTCCCCGCTCCAGCCGGCCTGGCCGAGTGCGCCCATGAGGCTGAACAAGAGCAGTTGCAGGGGGTCCTGGGGCGAATCCAGCACGGGGGACGGCCAGTTGCGCAGGAGATCGCCCGCCTGCCCGCCCAGTTCAATCGCCGGTACGCCATTCAGGGCCGAAACGTGTCCGAGATGGGTTTTGATCGCGCCGATATTGGCGTAATCGTAGAATTGAGCGGCGGGCGGTTCCGGTTCCGGCCATACCTGAAACCCGGCGCGCGCCTCCGCCAGCGCGGCGTATGCGGGCGCCCAGCGCTCCAGCGATTCATCCACGCCGCACGCGCGCTGAAAGGCCGCCCGATCCAATCCGATCAGCACGGGCATTACCGGCTGCTCCGGAATGGCGAAGTCGAACACATCCAGCAGGATTTCGGCGCGAAGTTCGCGTCCGTCCGAAAAGGTCGCGATGGCGGAACCGCTTCGCGGGCCCGGGGGGGCGTCCGTTGGAACGGTAAACCGCGCGAGGAGGCGCAGCGTGGCATCGGGCGCAAGCGGGGTCTCGTCCAGCGGCGCCAGGCCTTGTTCGGGGCCGGTTGGCCGTCGGTAGAACCTCGCTTCGGGCGAGAATTCGTTGCGCCATACGAGCTCGCAGCCGGTCAGCACACGGTCTTCGCCATCGTTGGCTATCCAGAGCTGGATAGATTCCGACTCGCCGCGCGCGGCGGCCACGCGCACGGTTCCGCCCGGCTCCCCCGAATCGGGAAAGCGCTCATCGACGAGGCCGTCTCCCACGAGCAGGGTGGGGGCCGCTATCAACATCAGGGCGGCCAGCGCGCCCGATCCCGGTGTAATCATCCCGCAAGTGTAGCGCGCGGAACCGCGCCATACAAGCGATCTATCATGATTTCGGGTCGAACCGGGGCGCGGCCATGCGTTACAGTGGCGGCGGGAGAGGATAGAGCGCGATGATCGTACGGCTGACACCGGAACTGGGCAAGCGAATAGGCGTTTCGCCGGCGGAGATGCATCCCCTGAACGCCAATCCGTTTGCGGACTGGTCCTGCCATGT from the Candidatus Hydrogenedentota bacterium genome contains:
- a CDS encoding FYDLN acid domain-containing protein, whose translation is MPLKYFCPKCEKRFVDWGAEKLGFKCPDCPGETLYRVGTLPEGESAAPSLSKSAAKRKAKPRVKVAVEEGAFEAEFASGIDDDTEAIVDDVDIDEDGDSDVLGDSLAIDDD
- a CDS encoding response regulator is translated as MSTVLIATIDSLLYEVLSSEISGEGHTVIWAADGKDAYDMTLSQHPDLVFTEEELPIFSGYELAEMLQGDPEVPSALPVYLLSNEAPEPHRFTRAGFKGRFPREHGYFELRELLAAELRQPLVWEGDGGF